From Oryzias melastigma strain HK-1 linkage group LG15, ASM292280v2, whole genome shotgun sequence, one genomic window encodes:
- the znf451 gene encoding E3 SUMO-protein ligase ZNF451 isoform X2 produces MSSPNQEQEDEVEEVEFVSIEDKISQHKAHVTSTLDRLAHQVAIEKKERAKKCRAFKEKQILQKAHGQQELAVSSANSVNQDAKRCVEMWLKMPGVKPGVVSAGSGRKLPSASFPRNNFTRQTCPVINCGRVYDNASLLDGHLKRFDHSPCDPEISLRGSPSEQFACVACSQQFQAKEAWRRHLESKVSSSSSDGHSMDQIYQRIVCFACPACYLLFNLRDECLQHMSAKNHFTHSLALKESKEAAMPVPVPQHVKNRLIALCKDTAFTVRCSLCHKVLTSHQVAQAHFNVYCRQGCAVAKAEKTVVEVMKQLLVKGQCSVCSKVFFSEAEMEKHKDSAQHDVEVNQTIAKALLQYSRFHRAQQEQRRSHVAGGSSQRRAREEKDCGELSVKRQRMSQGSHSSSNRTSVTAWFCECGLQFPEEGLATKHVLAVNQIFHQCGVCGKLMGESSIASLHMSRFHGGAHLSNFLYLCRKCKVQMPRFEDILSHVSEAHSGHTYIAEQEVPDVPEAKPSTSSEAAPTSSSKVQQDTVETSSSVTRGLTWMCRMCEDIFDSEAAVHKHCTDIGSHSFQRFVCGHCPQKFFKESTVRRHCMNEHDGDIKSWYFCGLCDSMQMDTEAEFLDHYWSLHSRDYCCMDNAEVLQPAAAMNPQECPCMSSEHSKERTKEVYTRCMRELAAEGRCQYTCPPCSVSVPTYAQIKTHVHTKHSVLNLDKTFQVQCNTCHKSFMGVPSFHKHYHHCHCTLEPCRSSRRSSEAEPTHVKIIHAVEVKAHKGEIEDETLGRFLEEDQTNSEKDSTAMETSDDEMKSAQSISAEEARESAELEEALQRSLVEF; encoded by the exons ATGTCTTCTCCAAATCAAGAACAGGAAGATGAGGTGGAAGAAGTGGAGTTTGTCTCT aTTGAGGACAAAATCAGCCAACATAAAGCGCATGTCACATCTACTCTGGACAGACTGGCTCATCAGGTAGCTATAGAGAAAAAGGAGAGAGCAAAGAAATGTAGAGCATTCAAg gaaaaacagattttacaaaAAGCTCACGGTCAGCAGGAGCTGGCTGTGAGTTCTGCCAACAGCGTTAATCAGGATGCAAAACGCTGTGTGGAAATGTGGCTGAAGATGCCTG GTGTTAAACCTGGCGTGGTCAGTGCTGGTTCGGGTAGAAAACTCCCGTCCGCTTCCTTCCCGAGGAACAACTTCACGAGACAGACGTGTCCTGTGATCAACTGTGGGCGTGTCTATGACAACGCTTCGCTGCTTGATGGACATTTGAAAAG GTTTGACCATTCTCCGTGTGACCCTGAGATCAGTCTCAGAGGAAGTCCATCCGAGCAGTTCGCCTGCGTGGCCTGCAGTCAACAGTTTCAGGCCAAAGAAGCTTGGAGAAGACATTTGGAGTCAAAG GTCTCCTCGTCCAGTTCTGATGGTCACAGCATGGATCAGATCTATCAGCGGATTGTGTGTTTCGCTTGCCCCGCCTGCTACCTGCTCTTCAACCTCAGAGACGAGTGTCTTCAACACATGTCGGCTAAAAATCACTTCACGCATTCACTTGCTCTGAAAG AAAGCAAAGAAGCAGCGATGCCGGTTCCTGTCCCTCAGCATGTAAAGAACCGTCTCATCGCTTTGTGCAAGGATACGGCGTTCACCGTGCGCTGCTCTTTATGTCACAAAGTGCTGACGTCACACCAAGTGGCTCAAGCTCACTTTAA TGTGTACTGTAGGCAAGGCTGCGCCGTGGCCAAAGCGGAGAAAACAGTAGTGGAAGTTATGAAGCAGCTCCTGGTGAAGGGACAGTGCAGTGTCTGCTCCAAAGTCTTTTTCAGTGAAGCTGAGATGGAGAAACACAAAGACTCGGCGCAACATGATGTTGAGGTCAATCAAACGATAGCCAAAGCTCTTCTGCAGTACAGCAGGTTCCATAGAGCACAGCAGGAGCAAAGGCGTTCCCACGTCGCCGGCGGTTCCTCTCAAAGAAGAGCCCGAGAAGAGAAGGATTGTGGTGAACTTTCAGTTAAGCGCCAGAGGATGAGTCAAGGTTCTCATTCCAGCAGTAACAGAACCTCGGTGACCGCGTGGTTCTGCGAGTGCGGTCTGCAGTTCCCGGAGGAGGGTCTGGCCACTAAGCATGTTTTGGCCGTGAACCAGATTTTCCACCAGTGTGGCGTGTGCGGCAAACTCATGGGAGAGTCTTCCATAGCCAGCCTTCACATGAGCCGCTTCCATGGCGGGGCGCACCTCTCCAACTTCCTGTACCTCTGCAGGAAGTGTAAAGTCCAAATGCCCCGATTTGAAGACATCCTGTCTCATGTGTCAGAGGCTCACAGTGGACACACTTACATCGCAGAACAAGAAGTGCCCGATGTTCCAGAGGCCAAACCCTCCACCAGCAGCGAAGCCGCTCCGACCTCTTCCAGCAAAGTCCAGCAGGACACCGTGGAGACGTCGTCCTCCGTGACCCGCGGCCTCACCTGGATGTGCAGGATGTGCGAGGACATCTTCGACTCGGAAGCCGCCGTCCACAAACACTGCACTGACATCGGCAGCCACAGCTTTCAGAGGTTCGTCTGTGGACACTGCCCTCAGAAGTTCTTCAAGGAGTCCACAGTGAGGAGACACTGCATGAACGAGCACGACGGGGACATAAAGAGTTGGTATTTCTGCGGCCTCTGCGACAGCATGCAGATGGACACAGAGGCGGAGTTCCTGGACCATTACTGGAGCCTTCACAGCAGGGATTACTGCTGCATGGACAACGCCGAAGTTCTTCAACCAGCTGCTGCAATGAATCCACAGGAATGCCCGTGCATGTCCTCAGAACACAGCAAGGAAAGGACAAAAGAGGTTTATACCAGATGCATGAGAGAGCTGGCTGCAGAGGGGAGATGCCAGTACACGTGTCCTCCCTGCAGCGTGTCGGTGCCAACGTATGCGCAGATCAAGACTCACGTGCACACAAAGCATTCAGTTCTGAACCTGGACAAGACATTCCAAGTGCAATGCAACACGTGTCACAAGAGTTTTATGGGTGTTCCGAGTTTCCATAAACACTATCATCACTGTCACTGCACACTGGAGCCCTGCAGGAGCTCCAGGAGGAGCTCAGAGGCAGAGCCCACTCATGTGAAAATAATACATGCAGTGGAGGTCAAAGCACACAAAGGCG AGATTGAAGATGAAACTCTGGGGAGGTTCTTGGAGGAAGATCAGACCAACAGCGAAAAGGATTCAACTGCGATGG AGACCTCTGATGATGAAATGAAATCTGCTCAGTCAATAAGTGCAGAAGAAGCCAGAGAATcggcag AGTTGGAGGAAGCTCTCCAGAGAAGTCTTGTGGAGTTCTAA
- the bag2 gene encoding BAG family molecular chaperone regulator 2, which yields MAQAKIQAKMNEAMCSKFSRTLSMADRSGRLLETLDQLEVRVEALRETASALEQEREGILEMIQSIQNSQEMRNICAGEREELTLTADRLMGRALTVEISVGTIRNPQQEEALRKATSMIDEIVKKLLVDMEGGRQQLMALHAACVTEAPPVPIDQKFQVVVISCALEDQKKIKQRLETLVRNVENAEKNIKIMDHQKLESANTNGSS from the exons ATGGCTCAGGCGAAAATCCAGGCGAAGATGAACGAAGCGATGTGCAGCAAGTTCAGCAGGACGCTGTCCATGGCAGACCGCTCCGGAAGACTGCTGGAGACTTTGGATCAGCTGGAAGTCAG GGTGGAGGCTCTTAGAGAAACAGCATCTGCTCTGGAGCAGGAAAGAGAAGGCATCCTGGAAATGATTCAATCCATCCAGAACAGTCAAGAAATGCGTAACATCTGTGCGG GAGAAAGGGAAGAGTTGACCCTAACTGCCGACCGTCTGATGGGCCGGGCTCTCACGGTGGAGATCTCCGTTGGCACCATTAGAAACCCCCAGCAGGAGGAGGCCCTGCGGAAAGCCACATCCATGATAGACGAAATCGTGAAAAAGCTGCTGGTCGACATGGAAGGCGGCCGGCAGCAGCTGATGGCGCTGCACGCCGCCTGCGTGACCGAGGCGCCGCCTGTCCCCATCGATCAGAAGTTCCAGGTCGTAGTGATCAGCTGCGCTCTGGAGGACCAGAAGAAGATCAAGCAGAGGCTGGAGACGCTGGTGAGGAATGTGGAAAACGCTGAAAAGAACATCAAAATCATGGATCATCAAAAACTGGAGAGTGCAAACACCAACGGGAGTAGTTAA
- the znf451 gene encoding E3 SUMO-protein ligase ZNF451 isoform X1, which yields MSSPNQEQEDEVEEVEFVSEGPLRPVLDCIDLLSDSDEDGCSSLPVLIEDKISQHKAHVTSTLDRLAHQVAIEKKERAKKCRAFKEKQILQKAHGQQELAVSSANSVNQDAKRCVEMWLKMPGVKPGVVSAGSGRKLPSASFPRNNFTRQTCPVINCGRVYDNASLLDGHLKRFDHSPCDPEISLRGSPSEQFACVACSQQFQAKEAWRRHLESKVSSSSSDGHSMDQIYQRIVCFACPACYLLFNLRDECLQHMSAKNHFTHSLALKESKEAAMPVPVPQHVKNRLIALCKDTAFTVRCSLCHKVLTSHQVAQAHFNVYCRQGCAVAKAEKTVVEVMKQLLVKGQCSVCSKVFFSEAEMEKHKDSAQHDVEVNQTIAKALLQYSRFHRAQQEQRRSHVAGGSSQRRAREEKDCGELSVKRQRMSQGSHSSSNRTSVTAWFCECGLQFPEEGLATKHVLAVNQIFHQCGVCGKLMGESSIASLHMSRFHGGAHLSNFLYLCRKCKVQMPRFEDILSHVSEAHSGHTYIAEQEVPDVPEAKPSTSSEAAPTSSSKVQQDTVETSSSVTRGLTWMCRMCEDIFDSEAAVHKHCTDIGSHSFQRFVCGHCPQKFFKESTVRRHCMNEHDGDIKSWYFCGLCDSMQMDTEAEFLDHYWSLHSRDYCCMDNAEVLQPAAAMNPQECPCMSSEHSKERTKEVYTRCMRELAAEGRCQYTCPPCSVSVPTYAQIKTHVHTKHSVLNLDKTFQVQCNTCHKSFMGVPSFHKHYHHCHCTLEPCRSSRRSSEAEPTHVKIIHAVEVKAHKGEIEDETLGRFLEEDQTNSEKDSTAMETSDDEMKSAQSISAEEARESAELEEALQRSLVEF from the exons ATGTCTTCTCCAAATCAAGAACAGGAAGATGAGGTGGAAGAAGTGGAGTTTGTCTCT GAGGGGCCTCTTAGACCAGTGTTAGACTGCATTGATCTGTTGAGCGATAGTGATGAAGATGGATGTTCATCACTGCCAGTCTTG aTTGAGGACAAAATCAGCCAACATAAAGCGCATGTCACATCTACTCTGGACAGACTGGCTCATCAGGTAGCTATAGAGAAAAAGGAGAGAGCAAAGAAATGTAGAGCATTCAAg gaaaaacagattttacaaaAAGCTCACGGTCAGCAGGAGCTGGCTGTGAGTTCTGCCAACAGCGTTAATCAGGATGCAAAACGCTGTGTGGAAATGTGGCTGAAGATGCCTG GTGTTAAACCTGGCGTGGTCAGTGCTGGTTCGGGTAGAAAACTCCCGTCCGCTTCCTTCCCGAGGAACAACTTCACGAGACAGACGTGTCCTGTGATCAACTGTGGGCGTGTCTATGACAACGCTTCGCTGCTTGATGGACATTTGAAAAG GTTTGACCATTCTCCGTGTGACCCTGAGATCAGTCTCAGAGGAAGTCCATCCGAGCAGTTCGCCTGCGTGGCCTGCAGTCAACAGTTTCAGGCCAAAGAAGCTTGGAGAAGACATTTGGAGTCAAAG GTCTCCTCGTCCAGTTCTGATGGTCACAGCATGGATCAGATCTATCAGCGGATTGTGTGTTTCGCTTGCCCCGCCTGCTACCTGCTCTTCAACCTCAGAGACGAGTGTCTTCAACACATGTCGGCTAAAAATCACTTCACGCATTCACTTGCTCTGAAAG AAAGCAAAGAAGCAGCGATGCCGGTTCCTGTCCCTCAGCATGTAAAGAACCGTCTCATCGCTTTGTGCAAGGATACGGCGTTCACCGTGCGCTGCTCTTTATGTCACAAAGTGCTGACGTCACACCAAGTGGCTCAAGCTCACTTTAA TGTGTACTGTAGGCAAGGCTGCGCCGTGGCCAAAGCGGAGAAAACAGTAGTGGAAGTTATGAAGCAGCTCCTGGTGAAGGGACAGTGCAGTGTCTGCTCCAAAGTCTTTTTCAGTGAAGCTGAGATGGAGAAACACAAAGACTCGGCGCAACATGATGTTGAGGTCAATCAAACGATAGCCAAAGCTCTTCTGCAGTACAGCAGGTTCCATAGAGCACAGCAGGAGCAAAGGCGTTCCCACGTCGCCGGCGGTTCCTCTCAAAGAAGAGCCCGAGAAGAGAAGGATTGTGGTGAACTTTCAGTTAAGCGCCAGAGGATGAGTCAAGGTTCTCATTCCAGCAGTAACAGAACCTCGGTGACCGCGTGGTTCTGCGAGTGCGGTCTGCAGTTCCCGGAGGAGGGTCTGGCCACTAAGCATGTTTTGGCCGTGAACCAGATTTTCCACCAGTGTGGCGTGTGCGGCAAACTCATGGGAGAGTCTTCCATAGCCAGCCTTCACATGAGCCGCTTCCATGGCGGGGCGCACCTCTCCAACTTCCTGTACCTCTGCAGGAAGTGTAAAGTCCAAATGCCCCGATTTGAAGACATCCTGTCTCATGTGTCAGAGGCTCACAGTGGACACACTTACATCGCAGAACAAGAAGTGCCCGATGTTCCAGAGGCCAAACCCTCCACCAGCAGCGAAGCCGCTCCGACCTCTTCCAGCAAAGTCCAGCAGGACACCGTGGAGACGTCGTCCTCCGTGACCCGCGGCCTCACCTGGATGTGCAGGATGTGCGAGGACATCTTCGACTCGGAAGCCGCCGTCCACAAACACTGCACTGACATCGGCAGCCACAGCTTTCAGAGGTTCGTCTGTGGACACTGCCCTCAGAAGTTCTTCAAGGAGTCCACAGTGAGGAGACACTGCATGAACGAGCACGACGGGGACATAAAGAGTTGGTATTTCTGCGGCCTCTGCGACAGCATGCAGATGGACACAGAGGCGGAGTTCCTGGACCATTACTGGAGCCTTCACAGCAGGGATTACTGCTGCATGGACAACGCCGAAGTTCTTCAACCAGCTGCTGCAATGAATCCACAGGAATGCCCGTGCATGTCCTCAGAACACAGCAAGGAAAGGACAAAAGAGGTTTATACCAGATGCATGAGAGAGCTGGCTGCAGAGGGGAGATGCCAGTACACGTGTCCTCCCTGCAGCGTGTCGGTGCCAACGTATGCGCAGATCAAGACTCACGTGCACACAAAGCATTCAGTTCTGAACCTGGACAAGACATTCCAAGTGCAATGCAACACGTGTCACAAGAGTTTTATGGGTGTTCCGAGTTTCCATAAACACTATCATCACTGTCACTGCACACTGGAGCCCTGCAGGAGCTCCAGGAGGAGCTCAGAGGCAGAGCCCACTCATGTGAAAATAATACATGCAGTGGAGGTCAAAGCACACAAAGGCG AGATTGAAGATGAAACTCTGGGGAGGTTCTTGGAGGAAGATCAGACCAACAGCGAAAAGGATTCAACTGCGATGG AGACCTCTGATGATGAAATGAAATCTGCTCAGTCAATAAGTGCAGAAGAAGCCAGAGAATcggcag AGTTGGAGGAAGCTCTCCAGAGAAGTCTTGTGGAGTTCTAA